Proteins from a genomic interval of Acanthopagrus latus isolate v.2019 chromosome 7, fAcaLat1.1, whole genome shotgun sequence:
- the wfdc2 gene encoding WAP four-disulfide core domain protein 3 isoform X2, whose translation MEKHWSAACALIITLGVFVLAAEADGNLTAKPGVCPRRRWGSGLCAEFCSNDSDCPNQEKCCHNGCGHECIAPYTVKRGRCALPQGTPMCAEYCYHDGQCPGEQKCCKTTCGHACSEPC comes from the exons ATGGAGAAACACTGGTCTGCAGCCTGTGCACTGATCATTACCCTCGGTGTGTTTGTTCTGGCTGCCGAAGCTGATGGCAATTTAACAG CCAAGCCAGGAGTGTGTCCTCGCAGGCGCTGGGGCTCCGGGCTGTGTGCTGAGTTCTGCTCCAATGACAGCGACTGCCCCAACCAGGAGAAGTGCTGCCACAATGGATGTGGACATGAGTGCATTGCCCCATACACAG TGAAGCGGGGCCGCTGCGCTCTGCCCCAGGGGACCCCCATGTGCGCCGAGTACTGCTACCACGACGGTCAGTGTCCCGGGGAGCAGAAGTGCTGCAAGACAACCTGCGGCCACGCCTGCAGCGAGCCCTGCTGA
- the wfdc2 gene encoding WAP four-disulfide core domain protein 3 isoform X1: MEKHWSAACALIITLGVFVLAAEADGNLTVILPKPGHCPRLLNVVPSHKGCVCDEDCPADHKCCVFDCGAVCVPPAFTKPGVCPRRRWGSGLCAEFCSNDSDCPNQEKCCHNGCGHECIAPYTVKRGRCALPQGTPMCAEYCYHDGQCPGEQKCCKTTCGHACSEPC, from the exons ATGGAGAAACACTGGTCTGCAGCCTGTGCACTGATCATTACCCTCGGTGTGTTTGTTCTGGCTGCCGAAGCTGATGGCAATTTAACAG TGATTCTCCCAAAACCAGGCCACTGCCCGCGTCTCCTTAATGTTGTCCCATCACAtaagggctgtgtgtgtgatgaagactGTCCTGCAGACCACAAATGCTGTGTCTTTGACTGTGGAGCTGTCTGTGTCCCCCCTGCTTTCA CCAAGCCAGGAGTGTGTCCTCGCAGGCGCTGGGGCTCCGGGCTGTGTGCTGAGTTCTGCTCCAATGACAGCGACTGCCCCAACCAGGAGAAGTGCTGCCACAATGGATGTGGACATGAGTGCATTGCCCCATACACAG TGAAGCGGGGCCGCTGCGCTCTGCCCCAGGGGACCCCCATGTGCGCCGAGTACTGCTACCACGACGGTCAGTGTCCCGGGGAGCAGAAGTGCTGCAAGACAACCTGCGGCCACGCCTGCAGCGAGCCCTGCTGA